In one Triplophysa rosa linkage group LG13, Trosa_1v2, whole genome shotgun sequence genomic region, the following are encoded:
- the elp1 gene encoding elongator complex protein 1, with translation MRNLSLLQRWRCLDLPIPGSPQCFAIRSDAGTVLVASELSITEYNPRTGEVYNEVSLTADEDLPEDGIGGAVAIQDLPDQESVCVATANGDVMLYNLNTNQIECVGSVDSGLTCMTWSPDQELVTLTTGQQTIIMMTKDFESITEVAIHQDDFGEDKFITVGWGKKETQFHGSQGKQAAQRKAAEVQPALPWDDRKPRITWRGDGQFFAVSAVCPLTGARKVRVWNRECVLQATSEVVNGLEQPLSWKPSGSLIASTQRHPNKHSVVFMEKNGLLHGDFTLPFDKEQVKVRELLWNSESTVLAVWMEDLKAENGQPNTYIQLWTVGNYHWYLKQSLHFGNEPLKAPACVCWDPEKPLRLHLLTRGCASYTYEWGWSTQRSHGNDSYDNANVAVIDGDKVLVTTFRQCVIPPPMCAFELQLPVPVNLITFHSQVQRTNELAALAADGCIHVYSQGSGAGKGVPGSGFKVVSAPLELQKTYRVDTDQDEPLTLRLLLWLNEDTFLAVAYGKSLSRILKLTPSDSRDLKDTLAIRSEIPVDGHVISLCHGLRSGTVALQLEDGQIMKLFMDSSDLKVTEWMDSTGNTINFPRPCVQTALCVLNGEEYLIGLTERSQLYIGDSQVASNISSFLVYDEFLLLTTHSHMCHCLNLSTLSIKGLQSALSSDGGQNDETVRKVERGSRIVAVVPQDTRLILQMPRGNLETVHHRALVLAQLRKWLDGLRFKDAFECMRKLRINLNLIYDHNPAVFLQNVEMFLKQIDSINHINLFLTELKEEDTTKTMYPCPASTTSSSAPGKAGKVDIVCDALRSTMETLNMHKYCLCILTSHVRKTTPELEICLQKVHELLVNPPSVADAVSAEEALKYLLFLVNVNELYEHSLGTYDFDLVLMVAEKSQKDPKEYLPFLNMLKTLEPNYQRYTIDKHLKRYRKALHHISKCGEEHFTELLNLVKDQRLYSDALELLPSDSQQYKSLSVAYAEHLVEQHQAEQAGLLLWRCGETVRALQAFVSCMSWRHALAVATHIPLAPEQLTQLARDLGEKLLEARRHTEAALCLELYAKDCEEAISALIEGAAWEEALRLIYLYDREDFIETNLKSAILDAHISQMSFIESQKALFIRHKNRLAVVRELKAKASLELFDEEGPDCADSELYSEASSVLTGSHLGSKHSHSNSRISSRSSKNRRKAEGKKYSLKEGSPFEDIALLRAVIQIITVVDKMKEEVHNLLKVLVLFLFDAQASSLQRVYSELLQLMETSIPDIWSENAQRGQNPLTGPDSTANSIMASFQQQRPTASPQDPEVLMAPKMRNTVKWKLTILK, from the exons ATGAGAAACCTCAGTCTGCTGCAGCGCTGGAGATGCTTGGATCTTCCGATTCCAGGATCTCCGCAGTGTTTCGCCATCAGGAGTGATGCTGGAACAGTTCTGGTGGCCTCTGAGCTCTCCATCACTGAGTATAACCCTCGGACCGGAGAG GTTTATAATGAGGTGTCTCTGACAGCAGACGAAGATCTCCCAGAAGATGGTATTGGTGGTGCTGTGGCGATCCAAGACCTGCCAGATCAGGAGTCAGTGTGTGTGGCTACAGCGAATGGTGATGTCATGCTCTACAACCTCAACACCAATCAG ATAGAGTGTGTTGGTAGTGTAGACAGTGGACTAACCTGTATGACATGGAGTCCAGACCAAGAGTTAGTGACACTAACCACAG GTCAGCAAACTATTATCATGATGACCAAAGACTTTGAATCTATAACCGAGGTTGCAATCCATCAGGATGACTTTGGTGAAG ATAAATTCATCACAGTTGGTTGGGGGAAGAAAGAGACTCAGTTTCATGGTTCTCAGGGCAAGCAGGCAGCCCAGAGGAAAGCCGCT GAAGTGCAGCCTGCCCTGCCATGGGACGACAGGAAGCCCAGGATCACGTGGCGTGGTGATGGACAGTTCTTTGCTGTTAGTGCTGTTTGTCCACTGACCG GTGCTCGAAAAGTTCGAGTGTGGAACCGAGAATGTGTCCTGCAGGCCACCAGTGAGGTTGTCAATGGTCTGGAGCAGCCTCTGAGCTGGAA ACCCTCAGGCAGCCTGATCGCTTCCACACAGCGACACCCAAACAAACACAGCGTGGTGTTTATGGAAAAGAATGGGCTGCTGCATGGAGATTTTACTCTGCCCTTTGACAAAGAACAGGTCAAG GTGAGGGAGCTGTTGTGGAACAGTGAGTCTACTGTGCTGGCTGTCTGGATGGAGGATTTAAAAGCAGAGAATGGTCAGCCGAACACATACA ttcaGCTGTGGACTGTGGGGAATTATCACTGGTATCTAAAGCAGAGTTTACATTTTGGCAATGAGCCTCTGAAAGCCCCGGCGTGTGTGTGCTGGGATCCAGAGAAGCCCTTGCGTCTTCATCTCCTGACGCGTGGATGCGCCAGCTACACTTACGAGTGGGGTTGGAGCACCCAGCGTAGTCATGGCAACGATTCATATGACAATGCAAATGTGGCTGTGATTGATGGAG ATAAAGTCCTGGTGACAACATTTCGCCAGTGTGTGATCCCACCACCTATGTGTGCATTTGAGCTTCAACTTCCTGTTCCTGTCAACTTGATCACCTTTCACTCTCAAGTCCAGAGGACCAATGAGCTCGCAGCTCTCGCGGCCGACGGGTGCATTCATGTATACAGTCAGG ggAGTGGCGCTGGTAAaggtgttcctggttccggctTTAAAGTCGTTTCGGCACCATTAGAACTACAAAAGACATACAG GGTCGACACGGATCAGGATGAACCTCTGACACTGCGCTTGCTGCTGTGGTTAAATGAGGACACATTTTTGGCTGTAGCTTATGGGAAAAGCTTGAGCCGGATACTAAAACTCACGCCATCTGACAGCCGTGATCTCAAGGATACACTGGCGATCAG GTCGGAGATTCCTGTGGATGGTCATGTGATCAGCTTGTGTCACGGCCTCCGAAGCGGCACCGTTGCTCTGCAGCTTGAAGACGGACAGATAATGAAACTTTTCATGG ACTCGTCAGATCTCAAAGTAACAGAATGGATGGATTCTACTGGCAATACAATCAACTTTCCCCGACCTTGTGTTCAGACAGCACTGTGTGTCCTAAATGGAGAG GAGTATTTAATAGGCCTCACAGAAAGATCTCAGCTCTACATCGGTGACTCGCAG GTGGCCTCCAACATCTCCTCTTTTTTAGTTTACGATGAGTTTCTTTTGCTCACCACACACTCTCACATGTGCCACTGTCTAAACCTCAGTACGCTCTCTATTAAAG GTTTGCAGTCAGCTCTGAGCTCAGACGGCGGTCAGAACGATGAGACGGTACGGAAAGTGGAACGAGGCTCTCGAATCGTTGCTGTGGTTCCTCAGGACACCAGACTGATCCTGCAG ATGCCACGAGGGAACCTAGAAACAGTCCATCATCGGGCTCTAGTGCTCGCTCAGCTCAGGAAGTGGCTTGATGG CCTCAGATTTAAAGATGCTTTCGAGTGCATGAGGAAGCTGAGGATCAACCTCAACCTCATCTATGACCACAACCCTGCT GTGTTTCTCCAAAACGTGGAGATGTTCCTAAAACAAATCGACTCCATCAATCACATCAACCTGTTTCTCACTGAACTCAA AGAGGAAGACACCACCAAAACAATGTACCCATGTCCTGCGAGCACCACCTCCAGTTCAGCTCCAGGTAAAGCAGGGAAGGTCGACATCGTCTGCGATGCTTTACGCTCCACAATGGAAACTCTTAACATGCACAA atattgtttatgtaTTCTGACGTCTCACGTGAGAAAAACTACGCCAGAACTGGAAATCTGTCTCCAGAAGGTTCATGAATTACTAG TGAACCCACCCAGCGTCGCCGATGCCGTGAGCGCAGAGGAAGCCCTGAAGTATCTCTTGTTCCTTGTAAATGTTAATGAACTTTACGAGCACTCCCTCGGCACCTACGATTTCGACCTCGTGCTCATGGTGGCGGAGAAATCTCAGAAG GACCCCAAAGAGTATCTGCCCTTCCTGAACATGCTGAAAACTCTGGAGCCAAACTATCAGCGCTACACCATCGACAAACACCTGAAGAGATACAGAAAAGCTTTACATCATATCAGCAAGTGTG GCGAAGAACATTTCACAGAGTTGTTAAACCTAGTCAAGGATCAGAGACTGTACAGCGATGCTCTCGAGCTCCTCCCCTCAGACAGTCAGCAATACAAG TCTCTGAGCGTGGCCTATGCGGAGCATCTGGTCGAGCAGCATCAGGCAGAGCAGGCGGGGCTGTTGCTATGGCGATGTGGTGAGACCGTCCGTGCTCTCCAGGCTTTCGTCAGCTGTATGAGCTGGAGACACGCCCTCGCCGTGGCAACACACATCCCCCTGGCACCCGAACAGCTGACGCAGCTCGCAAGAGACCTAGGAG AGAAACTTCTGGAGGCCAGAAGGCACACAGAAGCCGCTCTGTGTTTGGAACTGTATGCTAAG GATTGTGAGGAGGCGATCTCTGCTCTCATAGAGGGAGCCGCATGGGAAGAGGCGCTGAGACTG ATTTATTTGTACGACAGAGAGGACTTCATTGAGACTAATCTGAAATCCGCTATTTTAGATG CTCACATCAGTCAGATGTCCTTCATCGAGTCCCAGAAGGCTTTGTTTATCCGTCACAAAAATCGTCTCGCTGTGGTACGAGAGCTCAAAGCAAAGGCCAGTCTGGAGTTATTTG ATGAAGAGGGTCCTGACTGCGCAGATTCTGAACTCTACTCCGAGGCCAGTAGCGTCCTGACTGGCAGCCATCTTGGTTCAAAGCACTCCCACAGCAACTCGCGCATTTCATC GAGGTCGTCCAAGAACCGGAGGAAAGCAGAAGGGAAAAAATACAGTCTGAAGGAGGGAAGCCCGTTTGAGGACATCGCCCTTCTGCGTGCAGTTATTCAGATCATCACTGTTGTTGACAAAATGAAAG AGGAGGTTCACAACCTGCTGAAGGTTCTCGTGCTCTTCCTGTTTGATGCTCAGGCCAGCAGCCTGCAGAGAGTATACAGTGAGCTTCTTCAGCTCATGGAGACCAGCATCCCAGATATTTGGAGTGAGAACGCGCAACGGGGCCAAAATCCA CTCACAGGTCCTGACTCAACAGCCAATAGCATTATGGCATCGTTTCAGCAGCAGAGACCGACCGCGTCTCCACAAG ATCCTGAAGTCCTGATGGCACCCAAGATGAGAAACACTGTCAAATGGAAACTAACCATTCTGAAATAG